A window of Flavobacterium psychrophilum genomic DNA:
ATAAAACAGGTAAATCACCTGTTAGACCTAAAAAACATCTTATAAAAACTATGAAAAAGTTCGTGTTATTTTTTGCAATGCTATATTCGGGTATCAGCCTTGCCCAGAGTATAAATGATTATAAATATGTTGTTGTGCCTAAAAAGTTTGAATGGCTAAATGAAGAAAATAAGTACAACCTTAATTCCCTTACCAAAATGATTTTTGATAAACAGGGATTTCAGACGTATTACTCTTCGGATAAATTACCTGACGAATTGGCTCTTGATAAATGTAAAGCACTATATGGTGAAGTATTAAACGAATCGGGGATTTTAAGGACCAATATTGTTATTGTGCTTAAAGATTGTTTCGGAACTGTAGTGTTTAAATCGCAAGAGGGTAGAAGTAAAGAAAAAAATTACCAGAAAGCTTATTACGAAGCGTTGCGTGAAGCTTCGCAATCGGTAAGCCAGCTAAATTACAAGTATTCTGGTAAAGAAGTAGCTGCTGCTCCTGTAAAAGCCGCTCCACAGCCGGTGCCTGTTGCACAACAGGCAGCAACACCTGTGACAGTGAATAATGATAACCAGCTTTTTGCACAGCCTATTGCTAACGGATATCAATTGGTTGATAATACACCTAAAGTTGTTTTAAAAATATACAAAACATCACAACAAGATTCTTATACAGCAGTATCGGAAGCTAAAAATGGAGTTGTGTTTAAAAGGGGTAACGACTGGATTTTTGAGTATTACCAAAACGATAAACTTGTTTCAGAAAAACTGAATATTAAATTCTAGTAGTTTAGTTTCAAAGTTTCAAAGTTTCAAAGTTTTCGACTTAGTTACTTTGAAACTTTGCTGCTTTAATACCCATACTTTTTCCATCTGTTCTTTAAAAATTCGCGGGTAGAATTTTCCCTGGAGTTATTTCCGGGATCATAAAAAGCGGTGTTTTTAATTTCGTCCGGCAGGAATTCCTGATCGGCAAAATTATTATCGTAGTCATGGGCATATTTATATTCATCTCCATAGCCCAATTCCTTCATTAATTTAGTGGGCGCATTACGAAGATGCAGCGGCACAGGTAAATCTCCTGTTTGCTTTACTATTTGCTGTGCTTTGCCAATAGCCATGTAACTTGCATTGCTCTTAGGTGAGGTTGCTAAATAAATAGCACACTGACTTAACAGTATTCTTGATTCAGGATAGCCAATAGTACTTACTGCCTGAAAAGTATTGTTTGCCATGATGAGTGCTGTAGGGTTGGCATTGCCAATATCTTCCGAAGCCAAAATAAGCATACGGCGGGCTATGAATTTTAGATCTTCGCCGCCTTCTATCATTCGTGCAAGCCAGTATACGGCACCATTAGGATCGCTGCCACGCATCGATTTTATAAAAGCAGATATTATGTCGTAATGCTGTTCTCCCGATTTGTCATACAATACGGTATTCTTCTGAACAAGCTGCATTACCCTTTCGTTCGTAATTTCTATAGTATCACCTTCAGAAGCATTTACAATAAGTTCAAAAATATTGAGCAATTTCCTTCCGTCACCTCCCGACAGGCGAAGTAAAGCTTCAGTTTCCTTTAGATCAATATTTTTAGATTGAAGCATGGTGTCAGTTGCAATAGCACGATGTAGTAATGCTTCGAGGTCTTCTTTAGTGAACGCATTAAGAACATATACCTGGCAACGTGAAAGTAATGCGGGGATAACTTCAAAACTAGGGTTTTCTGTGGTGGCTCCAATAAGTGTAACCCAGCCTTTTTCTACTGCGGCAAGAAGCGAGTCCTGTTGCGATTTGCTAAAACGGTGAATCTCGTCAATAAATAAAATTGGATTTTTCGCTGTAAACAAACCGCCACTCTGCTTGGCTTTGTCTATCACTTCACGTACATCTTTTACACCTGCATTAATTGCGCTCAGTACATAAAATGGACGATTGCTCTCCTGCGCCATTATTTGCGCCAGCGTGGTTTTACCTGTGCCCGGAGGCCCCCATAAAATTAAAGATGGTATAATGCCGCGGGCAATCTGGTGTGTAAGCGAGCCATTGGGGCCCACAAGGTGTTGCTGGCTTATATATTCCGATAAATGCTGTGGGCGTATGCGTTCTGCCAAAGGTGCTTCCATGATGTAAAATTACGGATTTCTTAATTACTCAGCTGTTGATAATATGCTAAAAGTAAGCAGATCCTATTCTGTCAGAACGGCTTTAACCTGCGTCTTTGTTTTAGAGATTCTGACAAATTAGCAGTTGTTTTACTTTGGATATATTTTTGAGTCACTCTTAACATGACCGATAACAACGAATTCAAATTTTCTCCCTCCGTCTGGGCGTGGCCATTATACTCTGTACTTGCGCTATGGCTGGTATATTGGGTAGAAATAAAATATCATATATATCTTAATGACTATGGTATATTGCCAAGAACGTTAAAAGGTGTACGCGGCATTGTATTCAGCCCATTCCTACATGGCAGCCTGGAGCATTTATATAACAACTCAATAACTCTTGTCGTGCTTATAGCTGCATTGCGGTATTTTTACCGTAATCAGGCTTTGCAGGTATTAGTATATGGTATATTGCTATCCGGGTTTATAACGTGGCTTATCGGTCGCGAATCCTACCATATAGGGGCAAGCGGACTTATATATGTGCTGATAAGTTTTATGTTCTTTAAGGGAATACAAACGGGTTATTACAGACTTGTAGCCTTGTCTCTAACTATTATTGTATTGTATGGCGGAATGATATGGTATGTTTTTCCGGATGTGGAGCAGGGTATATCCTGGGAAGGGCACCTGGGGGGATTAATCAGCGGATTTATTTTCTCAAGAATTTATAAAACACCGGAATATAAAAAGCAAATTGTTTATGATTGGCAGCGCCCCGACTTTGATCCGAAAACCGATGCCTTTATAAAGCGCTTTGACGATAATGGCAACTTTGTAAATCCACCTAAGCCGGAAGATATAGAAGTGATAGATCCAATATTTTTATCTCCACCTGCACGGGAGATTCCCGTTCTGAGGATTGTATATAATTATGTTCCGAAAGCAGACGATACTGCTTCGGAACAAAATATTGATGATAAAAGATAAGGATTAGCCTCTTTGTCTAACAGTTTCGTAAAGAAAAGCGCCACAGGCAACGGATACGTTTAGCGATCCTATTGTTCCGAACATAGGTAGTTTTGCTTTCTCGTCTACAATTTTAAGAACAGAAGGGTTGATTCCTCTGTCTTCAGACCCCATAATAATAGCTACAGGTTCATTGAGAGCGATATCATAAATGCTATTTTCTGTTTTTTCAGTAGCGGCAACGGTTTTAATACCCGACCCCTGAAGGTGGAAAATAGCATCTTTAATGTGTTCTACCTTGCAAATAGGCACATTAAATACAGCACCGGCAGACGTTTTAACCGTGTCGCCGTTAACAGGAGCAGAGCCCTGTTTCTGAACAATAATGCCGTCTACACCTGTACATTCTGCAGTACGGATGATAGCGCCAAAATTACGTGCATCAGAAAGCTGGTCAAGAATAAGGAAAAGTGGGGTTTTGCCGCTTTCCATTACTTTTTCTATAAGCTCTTCCAGATTATGGAAAGAGATAGGGGCGATTGTAGCCACAGCACCCTGGTGATTATTAGGTGTTAAACGGTTAAGTTTTTCTACAGGAACATAGCTAAAGTTAACGTTGTTTGCCTTCATAGCTTTCATAAGGTCTTTCATCAAATCGCCTTGGGCGTCCTTCTGAATAAATACCTTATCAATTTCTTTACCTGCGTGTATAGCTTCTATAATAGCTCTAATACCGAATATCTGGTGTTCTTTTTCCATTTTGCAAAGATAGAATATTGATTTAAGATTTTACCGTTTTTGATTTTAGAAATTCATGACGGGTAATCTTAAGGTAATATGCTGTCATTTTGGACTGTAGTTTCTTCATGCTAATTTAAACTTTGTATAATTTCTTCTACATAAACTAACTATAGTTTTGTGGCAATTTCAAAATTAAAATATAGCACTACAATCATGAAAAAACTTTACCTGTTATTGTTATTATGTATGGGTATGCCCGGAATGGCACAAACCCTTTATCCTTATTTACAGGCACCCTCTCCAAATTCTATTTATGTAAACTGGAAAACAGAGAGCAATCCTGAATCAATTGTTCAATATGGTACGAACGCTACGGCATTAACAAATACCGTTAACGGTACTAACCAGATTTTTACCGATACAGGTTACGCTAATAACTATTTTTATCATACAGTTAAGATAGATGGGCTTACAGCTAATACTAAATATTACTATCGTATAAAAACGGGTAATGCAGTATCTGATATCTATTCATTTAAAACGTTGCCATTGCCGGGACAAGCAGCTACAGCAGACGGTCACTTGCGTTTTCTTGTTCTTGGAGATAACCAGATGAGAAACGAGCCAAGATTCGATACCCTTGTAGCATCGGCTAAAAGAAAAATTGCCCAGAAGTGGGGTATAGACGCAGATCCTGCAGATAATATTGCATTGACAGTAATGGTTGGAGACCAGGTAGACGTTGGTACGCTGGATCATTATGAAAATGTACACTTTAAAAAGAATAAAGCACTTTCGGGATACTTACCGATTCAAACGCTTGTTGGTAATCACGAAACGTATGGTACACTTGCAATGCAGGCGTATTACGATCATTATATCCTAGATGGAATGTCGTATAAAGGAATATCATCCGGAACAGAAAATTATTATGCTAATCAGGTAGGTAACACCTTGTTTATTGCTATGGATACCGAGCACACTAGTGTGCAGCAATTAGGGTGGTTATCTCAGGTTGTAGCTGCGGCGGACAATGATGAAACTGTAGACTGGATTGTATCACTGGGACATAGGCCTTACCAGGCAGAGCAATATGTAGGGGATATTTCTACATGGGTTCGTAATTCGGCAATGCCAATACTTGCTGCATCACCGAAACTTGTACTTCATATTGGTGCACACCACCACTTGTATCACAGAGGGCAGCTTAAGAACACGCCAACTTATCAGATTATTTCAGGTGGTGTTGCTTGGGACCAGTATTGGGGGATGGCTGCTGAACAGGATTTTGATGATGTTCAGAAAACAATATCAAACTGGATTTACCAGATTATTGATATAGATGTTAATGCAGGTACATTTGATGTTGAAGCTTATTCTATAGGTAGTGTTTATAAATGGAAAGACAATGAGTTGATGGATGAATTCCACAGGTACAAAGGGTTGGCTTCTCCTAATACACCGCAAATAACAAATGCATTCACAGGAAATGATGTAGAGTTACCTCTAACAATTGCAAGCACCCCATATGCAACATCTACTCAGGAACTAATGAATTCTACACAGTTTATGATAGGAAAGACACAAACTTTTGATATTATAGAGAAAGACGTTTTCAGGGATTATGAAAATCTTTTTGGAGCTGTTGGAACTCAGGTAGACACTACTGCCAATATCCATTTAGGAGTCGATATCACAAAATTTACACTGGCACAAAATGAAATACCAAACGGACAATATTTTGTTAAGGTAAGGCATAGGGATCGTAACCAGAACTGGTCTGAATGGAGTGAGACAAAATCATTTAATATTATAAACAGTGGTTACGCAAATACGCTAATTCAATTGGATACACTGGCTTATGCTGTTAATGCGCCAATTAAAGTTTCATTTACAGATACTCCGGGTAATGCAAAGGACTGGGTTGCTGTTTATAAAGCAGGGCAAACACCCGGTAGTGCCAATCCTTCTCAGGTTTGGAAATATACAAACGGACAAATTAGTGGTAATGTTACACTAAACGGACTTGCTACTCCTGGTTTATATTATGCTACATTGCTTGAAAATGATGGCTATACCGAAATTGCTGACAGAATACAATTTTATGTAGGTTCTTTTGCTAAGCTGGCGGCTGATAAAGAGGTGTATGAAGAAGGAGATGCTGTTACCATAGATTTTAAAGATGCGCCAGACTTTGACAAAGACTGGATAGGTATTTATAAAGTAGGTCAAACACCAGGGCCTGTACCGTCAACTAAATGGGATTATGTCCCTGGAACTGAAGGAAGCCTAACTTTCTCCGGATTAGGTAAAGGATATTATTACGCGCAATATTTGCTTATGGATAAATATGAATCGGTGGGTAATAAGGTGTTCTTTCAGGTAGGAAAACAAATAACACAATTGGGCATCAATAAAACTATCTATAACCTGAATGAGAACATAATTGCCACATGGACTGATGCACCGGGTATTATAAAAGACTGGTTGGGTATTTATCATGAGGGTGATGACCCTAATGCAAATACACTTGTTAGCTATACATATTTTGACGGGCAAACTGAAGGAACTTCGCCAATAACAGGAAGTAATTTACCCACAACACCAGGAGAGTATTTTGTCGTGATGTTTACCAATGATTCTTATAATGAGGTTTCTAACAGGGTTGAGTTTGTTGTGCAGGGAGATACTGCAGGATTACCGGAAACATCGTCTCAAAACGGTGTAATTGTATATCCAAATCCTGCTAAAAAAGGAGAGAAAACATATATTAAGTCAAAATATCCTATTGATCAGATTGACATGTTTGATATGACAGGTAATCTTTTCTATTCGTCGAAGAATGTAGATGATTATAATTATTCTTTAATAAATCAAAGTCTTCCAACAGGAGTGTACATTCTAAAAATACACTCTAATAAAGTGTATACGGTGAAAGTTATCGTAGATTAAATAGAAGTTTTAGTTTTTAAATGAAAAGCTGCCATAAGGCAGCTTTTTAGTATATAAAAAGAGGATGGCTTTACGCCATCCTCAATATTAACTTAACTAACTAAAATTCTATTACTGTTTTAAAATTTTTCTTGTTTCACTTATACCGTTATAATCTATTTTTAGGATGTATACTCCGGTTTGTAGATCTTCGACATTAATACTGGTTTCAGATTCCGTAATATTTATACTTCTTTTTTGCTGACCTAAAATATTATAAATTGATACTTTTGGATTTGAAGATAGTATTTCAGGATTTAGATTTATGTTTAGTATATCTGAGGTTGGATTAGGAAACATGCTAATTCCTTCAATATTTTGGTTTTGAGATTCGGGATTTTGTTCGTCCGATAAATAGGCTATTCTTCCAACAGTACAACCTGGGCCTATTCCACATTGGCATAAGGTAGGTTTATATAGTGTTACATTCATTGATGGTCCATAGCCACAAACGTTATTTGCTTGTACGTGCACAGTTCTGGTATTTCCTGTAGTAAGACCGAGTTCAGACGCTGTTACGGTGGCGTACCCGTATTGATTTACGTTTTTGTAGACGTAGGTTGCTGGTCCTCTGGTAGTCCAATATGTAAATCTTAGTTGTGTTGATTTCTCTTGTGTATTGTTGGTGCTAAACATCCATGTTGTGTCTAAGTCACAATTCATCGGAAGATCAAACATTGTATACGGGTATCCAGATGCACTTAAAAGAGTTGGGGGACTAGGTAACCCGGAATAAATTTCTATACTCTTTAAGTACGTTTGATTACAAGAATTTTTTATAGTAGCGATAAGTGTAACAAAACCATCGCCAATTTTTGATAGTTGTACCGAGGAGCCAGTAGAACTACTTAATGATGCTACATTTTGGCTTGTTAAGGTCCACGTAATCGTGTTTGAAGGTTCTACGCCAGTTAACGTATATGTTCCCGTAGAACATAGAGTGGTACTGCCAGATAAAGTTCCTGATTGATTTATGGCTGTCCTGCTAACAGTGCAAGTTTTTGTCGGTTGATTTACACCATTGAGAACAGGTCTTACAGATACATTTGATGGTAAAGCTGTTGCTGAAGCAGGAGTTAGTGTTATAGTGTTGGTTGTCGTTGTAAATGTTGAACTTCCATTAATTGGGTTTATCCATCCAGTAGCAGTCCATTGGTAAGAAATCGTACCAGGCGTATTATAAACATTGTTTACAGTAAATGTTTGGCTAGTAGTACTTCCGCAAGCAATCTGAAATGAAGCAGGAATTAAATTAAATGTTGGAGTTTGTTCTTTTTTTATCTGATAATTACATGATGTTCCTGATAAAGTTCCGCTACTATTGTAAAATTTGGCATATAGTGTTCCTCCTGTCGTATTAAAGTTGTTTGAGTTAATGTTAAATGAGAATGGAGTTGATGACGCTGTTGAAGGGCTTCCTGAGTTCCAACTTGTCGATGGTATAGCTTGAGATGTATTTTCCTGTTCAAAATCAGAATCTGATTTTTTCGTAAATATTTTTACTGTTCCTGTTCCAACTGCTAACTCGTTTGATTTTGATAGATTCACAACGAAATTTATGTTTGAACTTGAACTTGTGCCTAAGTCTATAAGTCCACAATTTGAAGCATTGATAGTTTGACCATTTTTGGTGTATTGTAGATTTTGTATTGTTAAGGTTACCTGTGAGTAACTTTTAATGTGACTAAAAATTGCGACAATTAAGAATAGTGAAATTGTAATTTTTTTCATACGGTTGATTGTTTGATTGGTGAAAAAAAAAGGTTCAAGGCTATCAAAAGCCTTGAACCTTTTTATGTTTATTCTGCCGAAACTAAAGGCGGCCAGTCTGTTCCATCTGTCCTGGTAAGTGTTGTGTCTCCATATTCTCCGTAATCGTTATCCCAGTGAAAAGAAAGACTACTTCCTTCAACAACAACATCACTAATATTATAAATTGAACCGTATTGATCTGCCGCTCCAAAAGATAATGTACCACACACGTCGATTAAAGTAACGTTTAATGCCGTGCCATCTGAAGGTCCATATAATGCTAGAAAACCGCCAAATGAAGCATCAGAGATGTCGTATATACCTCCGCCTGTATCCTCAAGAGTAACTGTGCCGGTCAAAGGACCTGCCACTGTTGCGCCTCCCGGCTCACCAACATTAGTTGTGGTAAACGAATATGTGCCACCTAAGTCTGATGGACAAGATACTAGGTAGGTTTGAAATACTCTAAAGAAACTAGTTGAATTTGAGATATCTGGTCCGTAATTTTGAGATCCATCTGCGTTTAACAGATTTATGATTTGCCCATTTTTTAGAGTAATGTCGGTAGAAACCTTTAGTTGATCGCCAATTGCAAGGTCATCCGCACTATTTATTGACGTAAAACCATTGAATAATACGTCTCTTGTTATATTAACAACAGTTGGGAAACTTGTTAGATCTTCAGCTAAGATTCCTTTTTCAACAGTTCCATCTGCTTTAATATAATATCCAACAACATCTACAGATGATACTTCGCTTAAACCTCGAGCAATGGTAAGATTTAAAGACATGGCTATGTCATTTCCATCCTGAAGACTGCTTAAATTGATAAACGCTTCACTTCCTTCTGCTTTTTGAATATCAGGTACAGCCCCCGTAGTGAGGTTTAGTTTAGAGTCTCCTCCGTCATCATTACACGATAGCACCAGTGCTAAAGAGAATAATGATGCAATTATTAATTTTATTTTTTTCATGGTTTATGTTTTTAGTTATCCCAGAATATCGTGTAGGTCGCAACATTTTTCTGTGCAGGAGCACTTGCATTTGAGTTTAATTCTGCCTGTGGCCAGAATAAAGATAACTGGTAAGGGTTATTTAGTACTGTTTGCGAATCAATCAGAGGGAAACCGTCATTATTATTCAATTGATACTCAGGCGAAGCTCCGTTAGGATTTGCAAGAACAGGGTATCCTGTTCTTCTGTAATCAACATATTGATCAGCAGGGTCTCCAAAAGTAGCAACCCATTTTTGGGTCATAATTATTTCCAGTTTCTTATCTGCGCTTCCGGCGGTATATTCTGTCATTACGTTAGTAATAAATGTGTTTGCCGCAGCCGTTCCTGCAATTTTAGGCACAGTCTGTGTCGATAGTTTAGCAGCTTCTGCTACTTTATCTACTTTAGCAAAACTTGCAGTCATAGCTTCCTGCAGTTGTGCGCCTGCATCTCCTGTCATAGCACCTGCCAGCATTAGCTCGGCTTTAATGTAAAGGAACTCATCGTACGTAAGGATTCTTTTCGGTGCACGGCCTGTTCCTCCATTGATATCAATTTCAATTTTCTTACCAGATGAGTCTCTGTAACCAAGGCCATCATCATATCTGCCGCCAGTAGGAAAAATACCTGGATAAGTATATGAACCTTCCGCGCTTGCATCTCTCCACGGACCAGTGCTTCCGAAACGAATACTGAAGAATCCTGTTGATGAGTCCCAGTAGTCAGCTTTAGGATTTCCTGT
This region includes:
- a CDS encoding AAA family ATPase: MEAPLAERIRPQHLSEYISQQHLVGPNGSLTHQIARGIIPSLILWGPPGTGKTTLAQIMAQESNRPFYVLSAINAGVKDVREVIDKAKQSGGLFTAKNPILFIDEIHRFSKSQQDSLLAAVEKGWVTLIGATTENPSFEVIPALLSRCQVYVLNAFTKEDLEALLHRAIATDTMLQSKNIDLKETEALLRLSGGDGRKLLNIFELIVNASEGDTIEITNERVMQLVQKNTVLYDKSGEQHYDIISAFIKSMRGSDPNGAVYWLARMIEGGEDLKFIARRMLILASEDIGNANPTALIMANNTFQAVSTIGYPESRILLSQCAIYLATSPKSNASYMAIGKAQQIVKQTGDLPVPLHLRNAPTKLMKELGYGDEYKYAHDYDNNFADQEFLPDEIKNTAFYDPGNNSRENSTREFLKNRWKKYGY
- a CDS encoding RNA methyltransferase → MEKEHQIFGIRAIIEAIHAGKEIDKVFIQKDAQGDLMKDLMKAMKANNVNFSYVPVEKLNRLTPNNHQGAVATIAPISFHNLEELIEKVMESGKTPLFLILDQLSDARNFGAIIRTAECTGVDGIIVQKQGSAPVNGDTVKTSAGAVFNVPICKVEHIKDAIFHLQGSGIKTVAATEKTENSIYDIALNEPVAIIMGSEDRGINPSVLKIVDEKAKLPMFGTIGSLNVSVACGAFLYETVRQRG
- a CDS encoding metallophosphoesterase — translated: MKKLYLLLLLCMGMPGMAQTLYPYLQAPSPNSIYVNWKTESNPESIVQYGTNATALTNTVNGTNQIFTDTGYANNYFYHTVKIDGLTANTKYYYRIKTGNAVSDIYSFKTLPLPGQAATADGHLRFLVLGDNQMRNEPRFDTLVASAKRKIAQKWGIDADPADNIALTVMVGDQVDVGTLDHYENVHFKKNKALSGYLPIQTLVGNHETYGTLAMQAYYDHYILDGMSYKGISSGTENYYANQVGNTLFIAMDTEHTSVQQLGWLSQVVAAADNDETVDWIVSLGHRPYQAEQYVGDISTWVRNSAMPILAASPKLVLHIGAHHHLYHRGQLKNTPTYQIISGGVAWDQYWGMAAEQDFDDVQKTISNWIYQIIDIDVNAGTFDVEAYSIGSVYKWKDNELMDEFHRYKGLASPNTPQITNAFTGNDVELPLTIASTPYATSTQELMNSTQFMIGKTQTFDIIEKDVFRDYENLFGAVGTQVDTTANIHLGVDITKFTLAQNEIPNGQYFVKVRHRDRNQNWSEWSETKSFNIINSGYANTLIQLDTLAYAVNAPIKVSFTDTPGNAKDWVAVYKAGQTPGSANPSQVWKYTNGQISGNVTLNGLATPGLYYATLLENDGYTEIADRIQFYVGSFAKLAADKEVYEEGDAVTIDFKDAPDFDKDWIGIYKVGQTPGPVPSTKWDYVPGTEGSLTFSGLGKGYYYAQYLLMDKYESVGNKVFFQVGKQITQLGINKTIYNLNENIIATWTDAPGIIKDWLGIYHEGDDPNANTLVSYTYFDGQTEGTSPITGSNLPTTPGEYFVVMFTNDSYNEVSNRVEFVVQGDTAGLPETSSQNGVIVYPNPAKKGEKTYIKSKYPIDQIDMFDMTGNLFYSSKNVDDYNYSLINQSLPTGVYILKIHSNKVYTVKVIVD